From a region of the Sesamum indicum cultivar Zhongzhi No. 13 linkage group LG3, S_indicum_v1.0, whole genome shotgun sequence genome:
- the LOC105158081 gene encoding malate synthase, glyoxysomal yields MVGFETFLEAPSKEMKGVVGYDVPEGVDIRGRYDPDFARILTKDAVQFVAGLQRELSHIKYAMECRKEAKMRYNNGALPGFDPATKYVREGEWVCAAPPPAVADRRVEITGPVERKMIINALNSGAKVFMADFEDALSPSWENLMRGQVNLRDAVNGNISFHDKARNRVYKLNEQTAKLFVRPRGWHLPEAHIFIDGEPATGCLVDFGLYFFHNWSAFRKTQGEGFGPFFYLPKMEHSREARIWNSVFERAERMAGIEKGSIRATVLIETLPAVFQMDEILYELRDHSVGLNCGRWDYIFSYVKTFQAHPDRLLPDRVLVGMTQHFMRSYSDLLIRTCHRRGVHAMGGMAAQIPIRDDPKANEAALDLVRKDKLREVRAGHDGTWAAHPGLIPAIMEVFNNNMGNKANQIQSVKREDAANLTEEDLLQIPRGVRTMDGLRLNTRVGIQYVAAWLTGSGSVPLYNLMEDAATAEISRVQNWQWLKYGVELDGDGLGVKVTRDLFGRVVEEEMRRIEREVGKDKFQKGMYKEACKIFTRQCTTPVLDDFLTLDAYNHIVIHHPKGSSRL; encoded by the exons ATGGTGGGTTTTGAGACCTTTCTTGAAGCTCCTTCCAAGGAAATGAAAGGTGTTGTGGGGTACGACGTGCCTGAGGGTGTCGACATCAGGGGAAGATATGACCCGGACTTTGCAAGAATTCTGACCAAGGATGCTGTCCAGTTTGTGGCTGGTCTGCAGAGGGAGTTGAGCCATATCAAGTATGCAATGGAGTGCAGAAAGGAGGCTAAGATGAGGTACAACAATGGGGCGCTGCCGGGATTTGATCCGGCCACAAAGTACGTCAGAGAAGGGGAGTGGGTTTGCGCAGCGCCGCCCCCCGCGGTGGCTGATCGGCGGGTGGAAATCACGGGGCCGGTGGAGAGGAAGATGATCATTAATGCACTCAATTCTGGAGCCAAAGTTTTCATG GCTGATTTTGAGGATGCACTCTCACCAAGTTGGGAGAACCTGATGCGAGGACAAGTGAACTTAAGGGATGCTGTTAATGGGAATATAAGCTTCCATGACAAGGCCAGAAATAGAGTTTACAAGCTTAATGAACAGACGGCTAAGCTTTTCGTCCGCCCCAGAGGCTGGCACCTGCCGGAGGCTCACATCTTCATTGACGGTGAGCCCGCCACCGGTTGCCTGGTCGACTTTGGCCTCTATTTCTTCCACAATTGGTCAGCGTTTCGCAAGACTCAAGGGGAAGGCTTCGGGCCCTTTTTCTACCTCCCGAAAATGGAACACTCGAG AGAAGCTAGGATATGGAACAGTGTGTTTGAGAGGGCAGAAAGAATGGCTGGAATAGAAAAGGGGAGCATAAGAGCCACTGTGCTGATTGAAACTCTTCCTGCAGTGTTTCAAATGGATGAAATTCTGTACGAGCTTAGAGATCATTCGGTTGGCTTGAACTGTGGTAGATGGGATTACATTTTCAGCTACGTCAAGACGTTCCAGGCTCACCCTGATCGCCTTCTGCCTGACAGAGTTCTCGTTGGCATGACTCAGCATTTCATGAGAAGTTACTCTGACTTGCTCATTAGGACCTGTCACAGGCGCGGAGTCCATGCCATGGGAGGAATG GCGGCTCAGATTCCTATAAGGGATGATCCGAAAGCAAATGAGGCAGCTCTAGATTTGGTTAGGAAGGATAAACTGAGAGAAGTGAGAGCAGGGCATGACGGGACTTGGGCAGCACACCCTGGACTAATCCCAGCTATCATGGAAGTCTTCAACAACAACATGGGCAACAAAGCCAACCAAATCCAGTCCGTGAAACGTGAAGACGCAGCCAACCTGACTGAGGAAGACCTCCTCCAGATCCCAAGGGGCGTACGGACCATGGACGGCCTCCGCCTCAACACAAGGGTTGGCATCCAGTACGTGGCTGCATGGCTCACCGGCTCTGGATCTGTTCCCCTCTACAACCTCATGGAGGACGCTGCAACAGCTGAAATAAGCCGAGTGCAGAACTGGCAATGGCTGAAATATGGTGTGGAATTGGATGGAGACGGCCTCGGCGTGAAGGTGACTCGAGACCTCTTCGGGAGAGTCGTTGAAGAGGAAATGAGGAGGATTGAGAGAGAGGTTGGGAAGGATAAATTCCAGAAGGGAATGTACAAAGAGGCATGCAAGATTTTCACAAGGCAATGCACAACACCAGTGTTGGATGATTTTCTGACCCTTGATGCCTACAACCATATTGTGATCCATCATCCCAAGGGATCCTCCAGGCTCTAA
- the LOC105158125 gene encoding dirigent protein 22-like: MMQLISILLSSILYQATAEVDDFLVELNQSKPIKEKLSHFRVYLHDIVSGRVPTAVQVVKPRTPYSFGQINMMDDPLTLGPEPSSKLVGKAQGLYASASQEELGLLMTMNFVLMAGKYNGSTITVVGRNAAFHKVREMPVIGGSGLFRFARGYAQARTHTLDLKTGDATVEYNVYVMHIE, translated from the exons ATGATG CAACTCATCTCCATCCTCCTCTCTTCCATCCTCTACCAAGCCACTGCCGAAGTAGATGATTTTCTGGTCGAACTGAACCAATCAAAGCCcattaaagaaaaactcaGCCATTTTCGTGTATACCTTCACGATATCGTCAGTGGTCGGGTCCCCACAGCAGTACAAGTCGTCAAGCCGCGCACCCCCTATAGCTTCGGACAGATTAACATGATGGACGACCCACTAACCCTAGGGCCCGAACCGAGCTCCAAACTTGTTGGAAAAGCACAAGGGTTATACGCATCGGCCTCTCAAGAAGAGCTTGGTCTATTAATGACCATGAACTTTGTGTTGATGGCAGGAAAGTATAACGGTAGCACGATCACAGTGGTAGGGAGAAATGCTGCTTTCCATAAGGTGAGGGAGATGCCGGTGATTGGAGGAAGTGGGCTTTTTCGGTTTGCTCGTGGCTACGCTCAGGCCAGAACGCATACACTTGATCTTAAGACGGGAGATGCCACAGTTGAGTATAATGTTTATGTGATGCATATTGAATAA
- the LOC105158126 gene encoding putative late blight resistance protein homolog R1A-10 → MAYAALISVGEILEQILNLDEYLSMSLVEEQKVKDLRGNITFCQIFLEEYSQNGGETVESLEIRIRDAAYKAADMIESRISNQFVSESASPGEWRLPKQMISALNNMIPARHHDQDLQLVLQEIDLIVEEVMMYMNSCRVYDCQRSAASPISSSQRANSSKVRMVGLDDDLMQIKARLCGGSSQLQTISIVGMGGIGKTTLAKNIFDDASLGYYFDIRAWMTVSQNYHVRDILLGLLGSMKMLGDDMDQESNTKLAVHLHKCLKRRRYLVVLDDMWDTKAWSEMRNFFPDDVNGSRVLLTTRLSELAVYANSCPPIHQLRLLDHYQSWILLTEILFPGKSCPPQLENMGKKIAQSCRGLPLAICLVAGLLAEDKNRIDHWKNIGENIAENLNMAATRYEEQLSKIFSLSYNHLPHHLRACFLYLGVFPEDYQIRVSQLSKLWAAEGFLRPVSHKSFQEIADDCIEDLANRSLILVHKWKYNGRIKTCSLHDILRDLCVRKAREEKFLDHVTERYTNGFPDSLKIQRRLSIHTDVVDDDDDLLDSPARSLLYFCPYGSALSYFHFHFRLLKVLDAARVYFDELPLEILQLVHLRYIAFTLNCRGYCTFPSSILKLHHLQTLIVHRGPSLRPFIDAFCIPVEIWKMPQLSNISVFYTSFLADPSSLNFDRRTPCLVNLQTLSYITNFNFSKKAVRMMQKLKKLNVYYGAVTLARRSDYGLNNLVHLRQLEKLRFSYRRSVSCNVPTPIFAFPRTLKKLTLSDCRFPWDHMTVVGSLPQS, encoded by the coding sequence ATGGCTTATGCTGCTCTGATTTCAGTAGGCGAAATACTAGAGCAGATCCTGAATCTTGATGAATACTTGAGCATGAGCCTAGTTGAGGAACAAAAGGTTAAAGATCTTCGGGGAAACATTACTTTCTGTCAGATTTTTCTTGAAGAATATTCACAAAATGGTGGTGAAACAGTTGAGAGTTTGGAAATTCGGATCAGAGACGCAGCGTACAAAGCAGCAGATATGATTGAATCTCGAATTTCGAATCAGTTTGTTTCAGAATCAGCAAGTCCTGGAGAATGGAGGCTTCCGAAGCAAATGATTTCTGCCCTCAACAACATGATTCCTGCACGCCATCATGATCAAGATTTGCAGTTGGTATTACAGGAAATTGATTTGATTGTGGAAGAGGTGATGATGTATATGAACAGCTGCAGAGTCTATGACTGCCAACGCAGTGCTGCTTCTCCTATTAGTTCATCCCAACGTGCCAACAGCAGCAAAGTCAGGATGGTGGGATTGGATGATGACTTGATGCAAATAAAGGCTCGGCTTTGTGGCGGATCGTCTCAACTCCAAACCATCTCAATTGTTGGGATGGGAGGAATTGGTAAGACTACGCTAGCTAAAAACATCTTTGATGATGCATCTCTTGGGTACTACTTCGACATACGGGCCTGGATGACTGTGTCGCAGAACTACCATGTTCGCGATATCCTACTAGGCCTTCTTGGTAGCATGAAAATGTTAGGTGACGACATGGATCAAGAAAGCAATACAAAATTAGCTGTGCATCTACACAAATGCTTAAAACGCAGAAGGTATCTCGTTGTGTTGGATGATATGTGGGATACCAAGGCTTGGAGTGAgatgagaaatttttttccagATGATGTTAATGGTAGTCGAGTTTTGTTGACTACTAGACTGTCGGAACTTGCTGTTTATGCCAACTCCTGCCCCCCAATTCATCAGTTGCGACTTCTTGATCATTATCAGAGTTGGATACTGCTCACTGAAATTCTGTTTCCAGGGAAAAGTTGCCCTCCTCAGTTAGAAAATATGGGAAAGAAAATTGCACAAAGTTGCAGGGGACTTCCACTTGCTATCTGTTTGGTTGCAGGACTCCTTGCGGAAGACAAAAACAGAATAGATCACTGGAAGAATATTGGGGAAAATATtgctgaaaatttaaatatggcAGCTACCAGATATGAGGAGCAATTATCAAAGATATTCTCTTTGAGTTATAACCACTTGCCTCATCACCTGAGAGCATGTTTCCTATATTTGGGAGTTTTCCCGGAAGACTACCAGATCCGTGTATCCCAGCTCAGTAAGTTATGGGCAGCTGAGGGATTCCTAAGACCTGTCAGTCATAAAAGTTTTCAAGAGATTGCAGATGACTGCATAGAGGATCTTGCTAACAGAAGTCTTATACTAGTTCACAAATGGAAGTACAACGGAAGGATCAAAACATGTAGTCTTCATGATATTTTAAGGGACCTCTGTGTGAGGAAAGCTAGAGAAGAGAAGTTTCTTGATCATGTCACGGAGAGGTATACCAACGGTTTTCCAGATAGCCTAAAGATTCAGCGTCGATTGAGTATTCATACTGATGTTGTGGATGATGATGACGACTTGCTCGACTCACCTGCCCGTTCACTTCTATACTTCTGTCCCTATGGCAGCGCATTGTCATATTTCCATTTCCATTTCAGGCTGCTGAAGGTCCTGGATGCCGCTAGAGTATATTTTGACGAGTTGCCTCTCGAAATTTTACAACTAGTCCATCTGAGGTACATCGCTTTCACCCTAAACTGCAGGGGTTATTGCACATTTCCTTCATCAATACTGAAACTTCATCATCTTCAGACCTTAATTGTTCATAGAGGGCCGTCACTTAGACCGTTCATAGATGCATTTTGCATCCCAGTTGAAATATGGAAAATGCCACAATTAAGCAACATTAGCGTGTTCTACACGAGCTTCTTAGCCGATCCTTCAAGCCTAAACTTTGACAGGAGAACTCCTTGTCTTGTGAACCTACAAACTCTTTCTTACATAACAAACTTCAACTTCAGCAAGAAGGCGGTCAGAATGATGCAAAAGCTGAAGAAACTGAACGTTTATTATGGCGCTGTCACCCTTGCAAGAAGATCTGACTATGGCCTCAACAATCTTGTCCACTTACGTCAACTTGAAAAACTGCGCTTCAGTTATCGCCGTTCTGTGTCCTGCAACGTCCCAACGCCCATATTTGCTTTCCCTCGAACGCTGAAGAAGCTGACTTTATCAGATTGTCGATTTCCATGGGACCACATGACCGTTGTTGGTTCCTTGCCCCAATCTTGA
- the LOC105158082 gene encoding uncharacterized protein LOC105158082 has translation MDRRAGGGCCIARYAGGGYDVSKVDRIMQRFRPIAPKPAAGGGSLSADSSTSERGVPSVRTGRGKRRCGATGSNVKRGRSRRKNTSPRKSRSGGSVSDGDEIGKTLPLLPENPDLNPKRQSKEGFPLWLSFGDDGHVGSGVGHVRLQAPTVAMGRRVVVDSWVMVESVTETWVADCYGWYSLGRTDEEKVMSLHADACPGFVADGQNRVRWINSAYKRMVGAGEEEEVVAQVVEEEEKVAELPMGCAGFTCRVRVVTCGKEKNSQTVPCDVWRMGRGGFAWRLDTTAALSLGR, from the coding sequence ATGGACCGAAGGGCAGGAGGAGGGTGCTGTATAGCAAGATACGCTGGTGGCGGGTACGATGTGTCTAAGGTGGACAGGATAATGCAGAGATTTCGTCCCATAGCTCCGAAACCAGCCGCAGGTGGTGGCTCTCTTTCCGCCGACTCCTCCACGTCGGAAAGAGGCGTCCCCTCTGTCAGAACTGGGCGTGGGAAAAGAAGGTGTGGTGCTACGGGTAGTAATGTGAAGAGGGGTCGTAGCAGAAGGAAAAATACTTCACCGAGGAAAAGTCGCTCCGGCGGATCGGTTTCTGATGGAGATGAGATTGGTAAAACGCTTCCGTTACTTCCGGAGAACCCTGACTTGAATCCGAAGAGACAGTCGAAAGAGGGTTTTCCTCTGTGGCTGAGCTTTGGAGATGATGGTCACGTGGGTTCGGGGGTGGGTCACGTGAGGTTGCAGGCTCCGACGGTGGCGATGGGCCGGCGGGTGGTGGTGGACTCTTGGGTTATGGTGGAATCCGTGACGGAGACGTGGGTGGCGGATTGTTACGGGTGGTACAGCCTAGGGCGTACAGACGAGGAGAAGGTGATGAGTTTGCATGCCGACGCGTGTCCAGGGTTTGTAGCGGACGGCCAGAACAGGGTGAGGTGGATAAACTCTGCGTACAAGAGGATGGTGGGGGCGGGAGAGGAGGAGGAAGTGGTGGCGCaggtggtggaggaggaggagaaggtGGCGGAGCTGCCGATGGGTTGCGCGGGTTTCACGTGCCGGGTGAGGGTGGTCACGTGCGGGAAGGAGAAGAACTCGCAAACGGTGCCGTGCGATGTGTGGAGAATGGGGCGTGGAGGGTTTGCATGGAGGCTTGATACAACGGCTGCCCTCTCTTTGGGTcgttag